The Nocardioides panzhihuensis genome has a segment encoding these proteins:
- a CDS encoding esterase-like activity of phytase family protein → MLLHKNRLALAGVGVLAIGGLGVSLMTVLGGTATADPGRHREFSRLATYPVFQNVPAGVDPADATVAEISAVSEDGTTLAYTDAAGGRIGFLDITDPSSPEGIGSHDVSGGKGGSPTSVSIVGDHALVVVDESTYPGLEDTEWEDEEPAVGIRAGRIDVISLAAPHEEVASYDLGGQPDSIAVSPDGTYAAIAMENQRNEAATPAGGKEGDLPQAPAGSVKIVGLDGGPAEWRITDVALPASLLEGLETPEDAEPEYVDINTDNQLALTLQENNGVAIIDLPSATVETVWSAGNAVVKGVDTTKNGRFDPVDTIDAPREPDSIQWVGKGLVATANEGDWKGGTRGWTVFRAATGEVVWDAGSTFEDIATKHGLHNNDRAAKKGAEPEGLAFETFGGVPYAFVGSERSNFVAVYDMRTPSSPKLKQVLPATNGPEGLLPIPSRNLLAISSEKDSAEDLVRASVSLYGFGRRPSSFPSVESASQNGKPIGWGALGALSKVPGDPSKLYAASDAAYATGRIYTLSVNRSPAVIRDVLEVTDASGEVAEGLDIEGLAARRGGGFWVADEGETGTGNALLRLDRDGRIAETVPLPAEIAAKVGKWGLEGVTVTGKRASEKVYVALQRPLWADSTAKKPGVDGPSTARIGRYTPATGQWEWFGYGLEPTSVAGDWLGLSEITAVDEDTLAVIERDKQNGTTAAIKRVYTVEVPRRGTTGLSPVTPLRKRLAYDLLPALQRTNGWTQEKLEGVTIGGDGHAYAVTDNDGLEDATGETVFLDLGKPPKR, encoded by the coding sequence ATGCTTCTCCACAAGAACCGCCTCGCACTCGCCGGGGTCGGCGTCCTGGCCATCGGGGGCCTGGGCGTCTCGCTGATGACCGTGCTCGGCGGCACCGCCACCGCCGATCCGGGCCGGCACCGCGAGTTCAGCCGGCTCGCGACCTACCCCGTCTTCCAGAACGTGCCCGCCGGGGTCGACCCGGCCGACGCGACCGTCGCCGAGATCTCGGCGGTCTCCGAGGACGGGACGACGCTGGCCTACACCGACGCGGCCGGCGGCCGGATCGGCTTCCTGGACATCACCGACCCCTCCTCGCCGGAAGGGATCGGCAGCCACGACGTCTCCGGCGGCAAGGGCGGCTCCCCCACGTCGGTCTCGATCGTGGGCGACCATGCGCTCGTCGTCGTCGACGAGTCGACCTATCCCGGGCTCGAGGACACCGAGTGGGAGGACGAGGAGCCTGCGGTCGGCATCCGCGCCGGACGGATCGACGTGATCTCGCTGGCCGCCCCGCACGAGGAGGTGGCCTCCTACGACCTGGGTGGTCAGCCCGACTCGATCGCGGTCAGCCCGGATGGGACGTACGCCGCGATCGCGATGGAGAACCAGCGCAACGAGGCTGCCACCCCGGCCGGCGGCAAGGAGGGCGACCTGCCCCAGGCGCCGGCCGGATCGGTCAAGATCGTGGGTCTCGACGGCGGGCCGGCCGAGTGGCGGATCACCGACGTGGCGCTGCCTGCCTCGCTGCTCGAGGGGCTGGAGACACCGGAGGACGCCGAGCCGGAGTACGTCGACATCAACACCGACAACCAGCTCGCGCTGACGCTGCAGGAGAACAACGGTGTCGCGATCATCGACCTCCCGTCCGCGACCGTCGAGACCGTGTGGAGCGCCGGGAACGCGGTCGTGAAGGGTGTGGACACGACCAAGAACGGGCGGTTCGACCCGGTCGACACCATCGACGCGCCGCGCGAGCCCGACTCGATCCAGTGGGTCGGGAAGGGCCTGGTCGCCACCGCCAACGAGGGCGACTGGAAGGGCGGCACCCGCGGCTGGACCGTCTTCCGTGCCGCGACCGGAGAGGTGGTCTGGGACGCCGGGTCCACCTTCGAGGACATCGCCACGAAGCACGGTCTGCACAACAACGACCGCGCCGCCAAGAAGGGTGCCGAGCCCGAAGGGCTGGCCTTCGAGACCTTCGGCGGCGTGCCGTACGCCTTCGTGGGCTCCGAGCGCAGCAACTTCGTGGCCGTCTACGACATGCGTACGCCCTCTTCGCCGAAGCTGAAGCAGGTGCTGCCGGCGACCAACGGGCCCGAGGGGCTGCTGCCGATCCCGTCGCGGAACCTGCTCGCGATCTCCTCGGAGAAGGACTCTGCCGAGGACCTGGTGCGGGCTTCGGTCTCGCTCTACGGGTTCGGTCGGAGGCCGTCGTCCTTCCCGAGCGTCGAGTCGGCCTCCCAGAACGGAAAGCCGATCGGCTGGGGCGCGCTCGGCGCGCTCTCGAAGGTGCCCGGCGACCCCAGCAAGCTCTACGCCGCCAGCGACGCCGCCTATGCAACCGGCAGGATCTACACCCTCTCGGTGAACCGCTCCCCCGCCGTGATCCGCGATGTCCTCGAGGTCACCGACGCCTCGGGCGAGGTGGCCGAGGGGCTCGACATCGAGGGTCTGGCCGCCCGCCGCGGCGGTGGCTTCTGGGTCGCCGACGAGGGCGAGACCGGCACCGGGAACGCCCTGCTCCGTCTCGACCGCGACGGCCGCATCGCCGAGACGGTGCCGCTGCCCGCGGAGATCGCGGCGAAGGTCGGCAAGTGGGGCCTCGAAGGTGTCACGGTGACCGGGAAGCGCGCCTCGGAGAAGGTGTACGTCGCGCTGCAGCGCCCCCTGTGGGCCGACTCGACCGCGAAGAAGCCCGGCGTGGACGGCCCGAGCACCGCTCGGATCGGTCGCTACACCCCGGCCACGGGCCAGTGGGAATGGTTCGGCTACGGGCTGGAGCCGACCTCGGTGGCAGGTGACTGGCTCGGGCTCTCCGAGATCACGGCCGTCGACGAGGACACCCTCGCCGTGATCGAGCGGGACAAGCAGAACGGCACCACTGCCGCGATCAAGCGGGTCTACACGGTCGAGGTGCCCCGCCGCGGCACCACCGGACTCAGCCCCGTGACCCCGCTGCGCAAGCGCCTGGCGTACGACCTGCTGCCCGCGCTGCAGCGCACCAACGGATGGACCCAGGAGAAGCTCGAGGGCGTCACGATCGGCGGGGACGGTCACGCCTACGCGGTCACCGACAACGACGGCCTCGAGGATGCCACCGGAGAGACGGTCTTCCTCGACCTCGGTAAGCCGCCCAAGCGCTGA
- the eno gene encoding phosphopyruvate hydratase: MASIDAVGAREILDSRGNPTVEVEVVLDDGTFARAQVPSGASTGAFEAVELRDGGERYGGKGVQKAVTAVVETLAPAIEGLDADDQRAIDQAMIEADATPNKATAGANAILGVSLAVAKAAADSAGLSLFRYVGGPNAHVLPVPMLNILNGGSHADSNVDIQEFMIAPIGAPTFAEALRIGAEVYHALKSVLKEKGLATGLGDEGGFAPNLESNRAALDLIAEAIGKAGYELGKDVVLALDVAASEFYQDGAYLFEGAKKTAEEMTSYYEELVASYPIVSIEDPLDEEDWDGWKAITDAIGSKTQLVGDDLFVTNVERLARGIAGGQGNALLVKVNQIGTLSETLDAVDMAHRAGFKTMMSHRSGETEDTTIADLAVAVGSGQIKTGAPARSERVAKYNQLLRIEDELGEAARYAGASAFPRYQG; encoded by the coding sequence GTGGCTTCGATCGACGCCGTAGGCGCCCGCGAGATCCTCGATTCGCGAGGCAACCCGACCGTTGAAGTTGAGGTCGTCCTCGACGACGGCACCTTCGCCCGCGCCCAGGTCCCCAGCGGCGCCTCGACCGGCGCCTTCGAGGCCGTCGAGCTGCGCGACGGCGGTGAGCGCTACGGCGGCAAGGGTGTGCAGAAGGCCGTCACCGCCGTCGTGGAGACGCTCGCGCCCGCGATCGAGGGCCTCGACGCCGACGACCAGCGCGCCATCGACCAGGCGATGATCGAGGCCGACGCGACCCCCAACAAGGCGACTGCGGGCGCCAACGCCATCCTCGGCGTCTCGCTCGCGGTCGCCAAGGCCGCCGCCGACTCGGCGGGCCTGTCCCTGTTCCGCTACGTCGGTGGCCCCAACGCCCACGTGCTCCCGGTCCCGATGCTCAACATCCTCAACGGCGGCTCCCACGCGGACTCCAACGTGGACATCCAGGAGTTCATGATCGCGCCGATCGGCGCGCCGACCTTCGCCGAGGCGCTGCGCATCGGCGCCGAGGTCTACCACGCGCTCAAGTCCGTGCTGAAGGAGAAGGGCCTCGCCACCGGCCTCGGTGACGAGGGTGGCTTCGCGCCCAACCTGGAGTCCAACCGCGCCGCCCTCGACCTGATCGCCGAGGCCATCGGCAAGGCCGGCTACGAGCTCGGCAAGGACGTCGTCCTCGCGCTCGACGTGGCCGCCTCCGAGTTCTACCAGGACGGGGCGTACCTCTTCGAGGGCGCCAAGAAGACCGCCGAAGAGATGACCTCCTACTACGAGGAGCTCGTCGCGTCCTACCCGATCGTCTCCATCGAGGACCCCCTCGACGAGGAGGACTGGGACGGCTGGAAGGCGATCACCGACGCCATCGGCTCCAAGACCCAGCTCGTCGGCGACGACCTGTTCGTCACCAACGTCGAGCGCCTCGCCCGCGGCATCGCGGGCGGCCAGGGCAACGCCCTGCTGGTCAAGGTCAACCAGATCGGCACGCTCTCCGAGACCCTCGACGCGGTCGACATGGCCCACCGCGCCGGCTTCAAGACGATGATGTCCCACCGCTCCGGCGAGACCGAGGACACCACCATCGCCGACCTCGCCGTCGCCGTCGGCTCCGGTCAGATCAAGACCGGTGCCCCGGCCCGCTCGGAGCGCGTCGCGAAGTACAACCAGCTCCTCCGCATCGAGGACGAGCTCGGCGAGGCCGCCCGCTACGCCGGCGCCTCGGCGTTCCCGCGCTACCAGGGCTAA
- a CDS encoding FtsB family cell division protein → MSDVATQGPGQSKRVRGPRAPQGPGRRPRAPISARPASIGGLETLRKRLRRPRLTGRAMMIILVAAVLVISYASSLRAYIQQRNDINALQTEIAERKEHIKRLEEQTRRWEDPAYVQQQARERFGYVMPGETAYVALDENGERIQTEPELTDPDSVGSAEQPKAWWDDAWGSVLLAGDPPEQTGDGPESEIDPPKQKKD, encoded by the coding sequence ATGAGCGACGTGGCAACGCAGGGACCCGGTCAGAGCAAGCGCGTACGCGGTCCTCGGGCCCCGCAGGGTCCGGGCAGGCGGCCGCGCGCCCCGATCTCGGCCCGGCCGGCATCGATCGGCGGTCTCGAGACGCTGCGCAAGCGGCTGCGCCGGCCCAGGCTCACCGGCCGGGCGATGATGATCATCCTGGTCGCCGCGGTGCTGGTGATCTCCTACGCCTCCTCGCTGCGTGCCTACATCCAGCAGCGCAACGACATCAACGCCCTGCAGACCGAGATCGCCGAGCGCAAAGAGCACATCAAGCGCCTCGAGGAGCAGACCCGTCGCTGGGAGGACCCGGCCTACGTCCAGCAGCAGGCCCGGGAGCGGTTCGGGTATGTGATGCCGGGGGAGACGGCGTACGTCGCCCTCGACGAGAACGGCGAGCGGATCCAGACCGAGCCGGAGCTCACCGACCCCGACTCGGTGGGCAGTGCGGAGCAGCCGAAGGCGTGGTGGGACGATGCGTGGGGTTCCGTGCTGCTGGCCGGTGACCCGCCGGAGCAGACAGGAGACGGGCCGGAGTCGGAGATCGACCCGCCCAAGCAGAAGAAGGACTGA
- a CDS encoding DUF501 domain-containing protein, giving the protein MAIDPKDVSAIAAQLGREPRGIHEVGHRCPCSLPDVVTTEPRLPNGTPFPTTFYLTCPRAASKIGTLEGTHVMKDMEARLATDEELAAAYAKAHEAYLEARYELGDPPEIHGISAGGMPNRVKCLHVLAGQSLAQGPGVNPLGDEVLERLGEWWKSGPCVDLELEDEEQ; this is encoded by the coding sequence ATGGCCATCGATCCCAAGGACGTGTCCGCGATCGCGGCACAGCTGGGACGCGAGCCACGGGGGATCCACGAGGTCGGGCACCGCTGCCCGTGCTCGTTGCCCGATGTGGTGACCACCGAGCCGCGGCTGCCCAACGGCACGCCGTTCCCCACGACCTTCTACCTCACCTGCCCGCGTGCGGCCTCGAAGATCGGCACCCTCGAGGGCACCCACGTGATGAAGGACATGGAGGCGCGGCTGGCCACCGACGAGGAGCTCGCCGCCGCCTACGCCAAGGCCCACGAGGCCTATCTCGAGGCTCGCTACGAGCTCGGCGACCCGCCTGAGATCCACGGTATCTCCGCAGGTGGGATGCCGAACCGGGTCAAGTGCCTGCACGTCCTCGCGGGCCAGTCGCTGGCCCAGGGTCCGGGTGTGAACCCCCTCGGCGACGAGGTGCTCGAGCGGCTCGGCGAATGGTGGAAGTCCGGTCCGTGCGTGGATCTGGAGCTCGAGGACGAGGAGCAGTGA
- a CDS encoding Ppx/GppA phosphatase family protein, translating to MTRRVEPVETKVAAIDCGTNTIKLLIATVTPDGLTEDVREARMVRLGQGVDRTGVLADEALERAFEAIDEYAALIREHDVRKVRFVATSATRDAANAATFTDGVRARLGVTPEVVTGAEEAALSFGGAVRNLRGTPPPPLLVIDIGGGSTELILGEGPTPTSSHSMDIGSVRLHERHLRSDPPTQEEIEACVRDIDDHLDGCPVAPAAAGSVVVVGGTAVQLTMGLLELAAYDRTATDHAEFAHDEVYGIVERLLALTVEERLALPWMHPGRADVIAAGGLILDRILRRSKIETLLVSESDILDGIAWSVRD from the coding sequence GTGACCCGGCGGGTCGAGCCTGTCGAGACCAAGGTCGCTGCCATCGACTGCGGCACCAACACGATCAAGCTCCTGATCGCCACCGTCACGCCCGACGGCCTGACCGAGGATGTACGCGAGGCCCGCATGGTCCGCCTCGGCCAAGGCGTCGACCGCACCGGTGTGCTCGCCGACGAGGCTCTGGAGCGCGCCTTCGAAGCCATCGACGAGTACGCCGCGCTGATCCGCGAGCACGACGTCCGGAAGGTGCGCTTCGTCGCCACCTCGGCCACCCGGGACGCCGCCAACGCGGCGACCTTCACCGACGGCGTACGCGCACGCCTGGGAGTCACGCCCGAGGTCGTCACCGGTGCGGAGGAGGCGGCGCTCTCCTTCGGCGGCGCCGTCCGCAACCTGCGTGGCACCCCGCCGCCACCGCTGCTGGTGATCGACATCGGTGGTGGCTCGACCGAGCTGATCCTCGGAGAGGGCCCGACGCCGACCAGCAGCCACTCGATGGACATCGGCTCCGTGCGCCTCCACGAGCGCCATCTGCGCTCCGACCCGCCCACGCAGGAGGAGATCGAGGCCTGCGTACGCGACATCGACGACCACCTCGACGGCTGCCCCGTCGCCCCGGCGGCCGCGGGCTCCGTGGTCGTGGTCGGCGGCACCGCAGTCCAGCTGACCATGGGGCTGCTCGAGCTGGCGGCGTACGACCGCACTGCCACCGACCACGCCGAGTTCGCTCATGACGAGGTCTACGGGATCGTCGAGCGACTGCTCGCGCTGACCGTCGAGGAGAGGCTCGCGCTGCCCTGGATGCACCCGGGGCGAGCCGACGTGATCGCGGCCGGCGGGCTGATCCTCGACCGGATCCTGAGGCGCTCGAAGATCGAGACTCTTCTGGTTTCCGAGTCCGACATCCTCGACGGAATCGCCTGGTCCGTTAGAGACTAG
- a CDS encoding ACT domain-containing protein — protein MTIHAITVLGHDRPGIIADTTARLAGLGLNLEDSTMTRLRGHFAMTLLCAGEATTEAIRADLEPIASDGTLTVTVYELPEEQAATGAGRLFVLSVHGGDRPGIVSTVTAEIAAAGGNITDLTTRLSGDLYVVVAELELPADADVAVLESAIRRVTQELGVDATLRPIEADDL, from the coding sequence GTGACCATCCACGCCATCACCGTCCTGGGACACGACCGCCCGGGGATCATCGCCGACACCACCGCCCGTCTGGCCGGACTCGGCCTGAACCTCGAGGACTCGACGATGACCCGGCTGCGAGGTCACTTCGCGATGACCCTGCTCTGTGCGGGAGAGGCGACCACGGAGGCCATCCGGGCCGACCTCGAGCCGATCGCGTCCGACGGCACCCTGACTGTCACGGTCTACGAGCTCCCCGAGGAGCAGGCTGCGACCGGCGCAGGCCGGCTCTTCGTACTCTCCGTGCACGGTGGTGACCGACCCGGCATCGTCTCCACCGTGACCGCCGAGATCGCCGCCGCCGGCGGCAACATCACCGACCTCACCACCCGTCTCTCCGGTGACCTCTACGTCGTCGTCGCCGAGCTCGAGCTGCCTGCCGACGCCGACGTCGCCGTGCTGGAGTCCGCGATCAGGCGGGTCACCCAGGAGCTCGGCGTCGACGCGACCCTTCGGCCGATCGAGGCCGACGACCTGTGA
- the def gene encoding peptide deformylase: protein MTINERVAAWTEAELGVEGKVLDVVRAPAQVLSVPGEDVDPTAPEIIQLAADLIATMRVSPGCVGLAADQVGVSARIFCVDVSTHVKTKTHHGTYVLCNAEVVEASRNEKAREGCMSVPDLTGDVKRASRLKVRGQLPVTGETVEIVADAFEARCLQHEIDHTDGLLFIDRVAGAHALHQRQTYL, encoded by the coding sequence GTGACGATCAACGAACGGGTCGCAGCTTGGACCGAGGCGGAGCTGGGTGTCGAGGGCAAGGTCCTCGACGTCGTACGCGCCCCCGCGCAGGTCCTGTCCGTGCCGGGCGAGGACGTCGACCCGACCGCTCCCGAGATCATCCAGCTGGCCGCCGACCTGATCGCCACCATGCGAGTCTCGCCCGGCTGCGTCGGCCTGGCCGCCGACCAGGTCGGGGTCTCGGCCCGGATCTTCTGCGTCGACGTCTCCACCCACGTCAAGACGAAGACCCACCACGGGACGTACGTCCTGTGCAACGCGGAGGTCGTCGAGGCCAGCCGCAACGAGAAGGCGCGCGAGGGCTGCATGTCCGTCCCCGACCTGACCGGTGACGTGAAGCGTGCCTCCAGGCTGAAGGTACGCGGCCAGCTCCCGGTCACCGGCGAGACCGTCGAGATCGTCGCCGACGCCTTCGAGGCCCGCTGTCTGCAGCACGAGATCGACCACACCGACGGTCTGCTCTTCATCGACCGGGTCGCCGGCGCCCATGCGCTTCATCAGCGTCAGACATACTTGTGA
- a CDS encoding Bax inhibitor-1/YccA family protein, with protein sequence MQSNNPVFRRSEGFGQPSHNAYGNATYGGNGAPYAGYGQDPSQWSTGGPQAPVTGAPMTIDSVVQKGAITLGVVVLTAIATWVLTPDINSTASLAPLYMAATLGAGAAFILSLVNSFKRVISPALVLAFAVAEGIALGALSKVFDAMIGGGIVVQAVIGTFAAFAGTLAAYKFFNIKVGNKFRTFVIAAMFGMVGLSLMEVVLGMFGASFGLFGFGTLGMITAIAGLALGVFMLILDFDMIEQGIAAQLPERESWRAVFGLTVSLVWIYTNLLRLLAIFQQD encoded by the coding sequence ATGCAGAGCAACAACCCGGTGTTCCGTCGGTCGGAGGGCTTCGGGCAGCCGTCGCACAACGCCTACGGCAACGCGACCTACGGCGGCAACGGCGCTCCGTACGCCGGCTATGGGCAGGACCCGAGCCAGTGGTCGACGGGCGGCCCCCAGGCCCCCGTCACCGGTGCCCCCATGACGATCGACTCGGTGGTGCAGAAGGGTGCGATCACGCTCGGCGTCGTCGTCCTCACCGCCATCGCGACCTGGGTGCTGACCCCGGACATCAACTCCACCGCCAGCCTCGCGCCCCTCTACATGGCCGCGACCCTCGGTGCCGGCGCTGCGTTCATCCTGTCCCTGGTCAACTCGTTCAAGCGAGTGATCAGCCCGGCCCTGGTTCTGGCCTTCGCCGTGGCCGAGGGCATCGCCCTGGGTGCGCTGAGCAAGGTGTTCGACGCCATGATCGGCGGCGGCATCGTCGTCCAGGCCGTGATCGGCACCTTCGCCGCATTCGCCGGCACGCTGGCCGCCTACAAGTTCTTCAACATCAAGGTCGGCAACAAGTTCCGCACCTTCGTGATCGCCGCCATGTTCGGCATGGTGGGGCTGAGCCTGATGGAGGTGGTGCTCGGCATGTTCGGCGCCAGCTTCGGCCTCTTCGGCTTCGGCACTCTCGGCATGATCACCGCCATCGCCGGCCTCGCGCTCGGTGTGTTCATGCTGATCCTCGACTTCGACATGATCGAGCAGGGCATCGCCGCCCAGCTTCCTGAGCGTGAGTCGTGGCGCGCCGTCTTCGGCCTGACCGTCAGCCTCGTCTGGATCTACACCAACCTGCTCCGCCTCCTGGCGATCTTCCAGCAGGATTGA
- a CDS encoding SGNH/GDSL hydrolase family protein yields the protein MAKKSLARKTAYAGGGVLAATAAFAGILVAEAALAVRATHQVKMPVAPSPTGWYGARQAGRPINIALLGDSSAAGYGMTEVEDTPGAVLASGVSEKAHRPVRLHDLSEIGAKSSDLHPQVEKAIAADADIAVILVGSNDVIRRVRPRVAVSHLAQAVIRLQEAGVRVLVGTVPDLSTATPILPPLRSIMRAWSIRIAAGQMFHVVRAGGHTVSLGDVLGPAFKATPAFWFGADLFHPSAAGYHALGEVLVPPTLSVLGLVGDENAILETYNGKQVMPLAAASLRAVIRPGTEIDPAPRPRGRVGRNWARARSFENEQRPPHRGERPSETPPPAVRQPAR from the coding sequence GTGGCGAAGAAGAGTCTGGCTCGCAAGACCGCGTACGCCGGCGGTGGTGTCCTGGCCGCGACGGCTGCGTTCGCCGGGATCCTCGTCGCAGAAGCGGCGCTTGCCGTCCGGGCGACCCACCAGGTCAAGATGCCGGTGGCTCCCTCGCCGACAGGCTGGTACGGCGCGCGTCAGGCGGGCCGCCCGATCAACATCGCGCTGCTCGGTGACTCGAGCGCCGCGGGCTACGGGATGACCGAGGTCGAGGACACGCCTGGTGCCGTGCTCGCCTCCGGGGTGTCGGAGAAGGCACACCGACCGGTGCGGCTGCACGACCTGTCCGAGATCGGCGCCAAGTCCTCCGACCTGCACCCGCAGGTCGAGAAGGCGATCGCCGCCGACGCCGACATCGCGGTCATCCTGGTCGGCTCCAACGACGTGATCCGCCGGGTGCGCCCGCGGGTCGCGGTCAGCCACCTCGCCCAGGCTGTCATCCGGCTGCAAGAGGCGGGGGTGAGGGTGCTCGTCGGCACCGTCCCCGACCTCAGCACGGCCACCCCGATCCTGCCGCCGCTGCGCTCGATCATGCGCGCCTGGTCGATCCGCATCGCCGCCGGCCAGATGTTCCACGTCGTCCGCGCCGGTGGGCACACCGTGTCGCTGGGTGACGTCCTCGGGCCGGCCTTCAAGGCGACCCCGGCGTTCTGGTTCGGCGCCGACCTGTTCCACCCCTCCGCCGCCGGCTACCACGCCCTCGGCGAGGTGCTGGTCCCGCCGACGCTCTCGGTGCTGGGCCTCGTGGGCGACGAGAACGCGATCCTGGAGACCTACAACGGCAAGCAGGTGATGCCGCTCGCGGCCGCCTCGCTCCGCGCCGTCATCCGGCCAGGGACCGAGATCGACCCGGCGCCGCGTCCCCGTGGCCGCGTCGGCCGCAACTGGGCCCGTGCCCGCTCCTTCGAGAACGAGCAGCGCCCGCCCCACCGTGGCGAGCGTCCTTCCGAGACTCCCCCACCCGCCGTGCGGCAACCCGCTCGCTAG
- a CDS encoding cystathionine beta-synthase, whose protein sequence is MEYVDSLLDLIGNTPLVRLQRALDGAGASEPGAGPLVLAKVEYLNPGGSVKDRIAIRMIDAAEASGELKPGGTIVEPTSGNTGVGLAMVAQQRGYKCVFVCPDKVSEDKRNVLRAYGAEVVVAPTAVPPEHPDSYYNVSDRLASQPGAWKPNQYANSNNPRSHYEETGPEIWRQTEGRITHFVAGVGTGGTISGIGRYLKEQAAKDGGSVQVIGADPAGSVYSGGTGRPYLVEGVGEDFWPETYDRGIADRIIEVSDADSFAYTRRLAREEQLLVGGSAGMAAYAAKQLATELAGTPEGENAVIVVLLPDSGRGYLTKVFNDEWLAQYGFATGEAAKQTVGDVLRGKSGRLPDLVHTHPGETIAEAVHILQEYSVSQMPVVRAEPPIVAAEVAGSVSERTLLDALFTGKAKLTDPVEEHMSPPLPTIGSGAGAQEAAHTLGSSDALLVHEDGKPVGVLTRQDLLFFLTSS, encoded by the coding sequence ATGGAGTACGTGGACTCGCTTCTCGACCTGATCGGCAACACACCGCTCGTGCGGCTGCAGCGTGCGTTGGACGGCGCCGGGGCCTCTGAACCCGGCGCGGGACCGCTCGTTCTGGCCAAGGTGGAATACCTCAACCCGGGCGGTTCGGTGAAGGACCGCATCGCCATCCGGATGATCGATGCGGCCGAGGCCTCCGGTGAGCTCAAGCCCGGCGGGACGATCGTCGAGCCCACCTCCGGCAACACCGGTGTCGGCCTGGCGATGGTCGCCCAGCAGCGCGGCTACAAGTGCGTCTTCGTCTGCCCCGACAAGGTCAGCGAGGACAAGCGCAACGTGCTGAGGGCCTACGGTGCCGAGGTCGTCGTAGCGCCCACCGCAGTGCCGCCCGAGCACCCCGACTCCTACTACAACGTCAGCGACCGGCTCGCCTCGCAGCCCGGCGCCTGGAAGCCCAACCAGTACGCCAACTCCAACAACCCGCGCTCCCACTACGAGGAGACCGGCCCCGAGATCTGGCGCCAGACCGAAGGCAGGATCACCCACTTCGTGGCCGGCGTCGGCACCGGCGGCACGATCTCCGGGATCGGCCGCTACCTCAAGGAGCAGGCTGCGAAAGACGGGGGGTCCGTCCAGGTGATCGGCGCCGACCCCGCCGGGAGCGTCTACTCCGGCGGCACCGGGCGGCCCTACCTCGTCGAGGGCGTCGGCGAGGACTTCTGGCCGGAGACGTACGACCGCGGGATCGCCGACCGGATCATCGAGGTCTCCGACGCCGACTCCTTCGCCTACACCCGCCGGCTCGCCCGCGAGGAGCAGCTGCTCGTCGGCGGCAGCGCCGGCATGGCTGCGTACGCCGCGAAGCAGCTGGCCACCGAGCTGGCCGGCACGCCGGAGGGCGAGAACGCCGTGATCGTCGTGCTGCTGCCCGACTCGGGCCGTGGCTACCTGACCAAGGTGTTCAACGACGAGTGGCTGGCGCAGTACGGCTTCGCGACCGGTGAGGCGGCCAAGCAGACCGTCGGCGACGTGCTGCGCGGCAAGTCCGGCCGGCTTCCCGACCTGGTCCACACCCACCCCGGCGAGACGATCGCCGAGGCGGTGCACATCCTGCAGGAGTACAGCGTCTCGCAGATGCCCGTCGTGCGCGCCGAGCCGCCGATCGTGGCCGCGGAGGTCGCCGGATCGGTCTCGGAGCGGACCCTGCTGGACGCACTGTTCACCGGCAAGGCCAAGCTCACCGACCCCGTCGAGGAGCACATGTCCCCGCCGCTGCCCACGATCGGCTCCGGCGCCGGCGCCCAGGAGGCGGCCCACACGCTCGGCTCCTCCGACGCGCTGCTGGTGCACGAGGACGGCAAGCCCGTCGGTGTCCTCACCCGTCAGGACCTGCTCTTCTTCCTGACCAGCTCCTGA